The sequence AAACCGGCTCCACGCCATCGGCCACCGGGTTGCGGCAGTCCTTGATGTGGATGTGCACGACGTGGTCGCGGACGGCCTTCCAGAAGGCGAGGGGATCTTGCCATGGGAAGGGCTCGGCCTTGGAGCGGTCGCGCTGGAAGACGGGGTTGCCGGTGTCGAAGACGAGCTTGAGGCCCGGGACTTCCTCGACGAGGCGGAGGGTGTGCTTCGCGGAGAAGCCGCCCCAGTTCATGCAGTTCTCGTGGGCGGCGATGAGGCCGACATCGGAGAAGCGTGCGACGATTTCGCGGAGGCGGCGGAAGCGCTCGGCCTCGTGCTGGTCCTCGCCCCAGGGTTCCTGGGCGTAGGACATGACGCGCACGATCTCGGTGCCGAGACGCTTCATGCGGGGAATGGCGCGCTCCACCTCGGCGAGGGTGATGTCGAAATCACCGCCGATCTTCTTCGACCAGTTTCCGATCAGCGAGCCGAACTCCGGCACGCGGATGCCCACCTCAT comes from Luteolibacter sp. LG18 and encodes:
- a CDS encoding sugar phosphate isomerase/epimerase, with the translated sequence MQLTGFSDEASRDLEKQIQATKALGWSCISARMIGGANIHELSDDEFNRVADRLDEVGIRVPEFGSLIGNWSKKIGGDFDITLAEVERAIPRMKRLGTEIVRVMSYAQEPWGEDQHEAERFRRLREIVARFSDVGLIAAHENCMNWGGFSAKHTLRLVEEVPGLKLVFDTGNPVFQRDRSKAEPFPWQDPLAFWKAVRDHVVHIHIKDCRNPVADGVEPVYTMPGEGDAKIREILLDAKARGYDGYIAIEPHVATVFHVKDQSQVDWQQCYDSYVEYGHKFEALLESVGYGAAV